One window of the Leishmania panamensis strain MHOM/PA/94/PSC-1 chromosome 16 sequence genome contains the following:
- a CDS encoding aspartate carbamoyltransferase, putative (TriTrypDB/GeneDB-style sysID: LpmP.16.0540), giving the protein MSTFTPVASLKGQSVASATQFSRADIDALIQLSLNMKAHIEAGKTIDALRGRVMTPLFFEDSSRTLSSFCAAMMRLGGNVVNFKVETSSVNKGESLQDTVRTLDAYSDVLVLRHVREESLEQAMGVATHPIMNAGNGAGEHPTQALLDTLTIHAELGAVDGITIALIGDLKKGRTVHSLLKLLTHNFALKKVYLIAPAGLEMPTEVLAHIAADVQERGIVIEEACNLSPEIVADCDVLYATRLQKERFVASAACDADAMAAFEASKANLLIDKARLAHAKTKMIVMHPLPRVDELSTDIDDDPRAAYFRQMRYGLFMRMAILFSVLS; this is encoded by the coding sequence ATGTCCACCTTCACACCGGTTGCTTCCCTCAAGGGCCAGAGtgtcgcctccgccacgcaGTTCTCGCGCGCTGACATCGACGCCCTCATCCAGCTTTCGCTCAATATGAAAGCGCACATTGAGGCCGGCAAAACGATCGACGCCCTGCGCGGCCGCGTCATGACGCCGCTGTTCTTTGAGGACAGTTCTCGCACGCTATCCAGTTTCTGCGCAGCCATGATGCGGCTGGGCGGCAACGTTGTGAACTTCAAGGTGGAGACGTCGTCTGTGAACAAAGGCGAATCGCTGCAGGACACCGTTCGCACGCTGGACGCGTACAGTGACGTTCTCGTGCTCCGCCACGTTAGGGAGGAGTCGCTGGAGCAGGCGATGGGCGTGGCGACACACCCGATCATGAACGCCGgcaacggcgctggcgagcaCCCGACTCAGGCGCTGCTCGACACCTTGACTATTCACGCTGAGCTCGGTGCTGTGGACGGGATTACGATTGCGTTGATCGGAGACCTCAAGAAGGGCCGAACTGTGCACTCGCTGCTAAAGCTTCTGACCCACAACTTTGCGCTGAAGAAGGTGTACCTCATCGCCCCCGCTGGGCTGGAGATGCCGACCGAGGTGCTGGCACATATCGCGGCGGACGTGCAGGAGCGCGGGATTGTGATTGAGGAGGCATGTAATCTCAGTCCGGAGATTGTGGCTGACTGCGACGTGCTCTACGCAACGCGCCTGCAGAAGGAGCGCTTTGTTGCCTCCGCTGCCTGTGACGCTGACGCTATGGCCGCCTTTGAGGCCTCCAAGGCCAATCTGTTGATTGACAAGGCTCGCCTGGCACACGCGAAGACGAAGATGATTGTGATGCACCCTCTGCCCCGCGTGGATGAGCTCAGCACCGACATCGACGACGACCCGCGTGCCGCGTATTTCCGACAGATGCGCTACGGCCTCTTCATGCGCATGGCTATCCTCTTCAGCGTGCTCTCGTGA
- a CDS encoding orotidine-5-phosphate decarboxylase/orotate phosphoribosyltransferase, putative (TriTrypDB/GeneDB-style sysID: LpmP.16.0550), with protein MSFFDLLNERAKHSLLCVGLDPRAKTAAAAVRECKHLIEQTHEYAAAYKPNAAFFEFFGAEGWAALSEVIRAIPAGIPVVLDAKRGDIADTADAYATSAFKHLKAHAITASPYMGADSLQSFLRYADKGVFVLCKTSNKGSNDLQCLRVGDRYLYEAVAERAEGLWNANRNVGLVVGATDPIALARVRARAPTLWFLVPGIGAQGGSLRASLDAGLRADGSGMLINVSRGLASATDPRAAAKELCEAINVIRFAKGASVELAKALVDSHCVRFGNFMLKSGKSSPIYIDLRLLVTYPTIMRLVAREYAKVLRHYKFDRIAGLPYAALPIASAISNEMNVPLIYPRREAKSYGTKASIEGEYKKGDRVVIIDDLVSTGETKVEAIEKLKSAGLEVVSIVVLVDREMGAKAFLNKLGYDFEAVVGLYQLLPLWRQSNAMTSQQEADVRAFLGQWKPSKL; from the coding sequence ATGTCCTTCTTCGATCTCCTGAATGAGCGCGCGAAGCACTCGCTGCTCTGCGTCGGCCTCGATCCCCGCGCCaagacggcagctgcagcggtgagggaGTGTAAACACTTGATTGAGCAGACCCACGAGTATGCCGCTGCCTACAAGCCGAACGCGGCCTTCTTCGAGTTCTTTGGTGCCGAGGGGTGGGCTGCGCTGTCAGAAGTGATTCGCGCCATTCCTGCGGGTATTCCAGTGGTGCTGGATGCGAAGCGTGGCGATATTGCTGACACCGCTGATGCGTacgccacctctgccttcAAGCACCTGAAGGCGCACGCCATCACTGCCTCGCCATACATGGGTGCTGACAGCCTCCAATCGTTCCTGCGCTACGCTGATAAGGGAGTGTTTGTGCTATGCAAGACCTCCAACAAGGGCAGCAACGACTTACAATGCCTGCGTGTAGGGGACCGGTACCTCTACGAGGCCGTCGCCGAGCGCGCTGAGGGGCTGTGGAATGCGAACCGCAACGTTGGCCTGGTCGTCGGGGCAACGGACCCGATCGCGCTAGCTCGCGTTCGCGCACGTGCGCCAACGCTGTGGTTCCTGGTGCCAGGCATTGGCGCCCAGGGAGGCAGTCTCAGGGCGAGCCTCGATGCAGGTCTCCGTGCGGACGGCAGCGGGATGCTGATCAACGTATCGCGCGGCCTCGCGAGCGCCACCGACCCTCGCGCCGCGGCGAAGGAGCTGTGCGAGGCGATCAACGTGATTCGCTTCGCTAAGGGCGCCTCTGTGGAGCTTGCGAAGGCGCTCGTGGACTCACACTGCGTGCGCTTCGGCAACTTCATGCTCAAGTCCGGAAAGTCCTCGCCGATCTATATtgacctccgcctcctcgtcacgTACCCGACCATCATGCGCCTCGTGGCTCGTGAGTACGccaaggtgctgcgccactaCAAGTTCGACCGTATCGCTGGCTTGCCCTACGCTGCGCTGCCCATCGCTAGCGCTATCTCCAACGAGATGAACGTCCCGCTCATCTACCCCCGACGGGAGGCGAAGAGCTACGGCACGAAGGCGTCCATCGAGGGCGAGTACAAGAAGGGCGATCGCGTTGTCATCATCGATGACCTCGTCTCCACAGGCGAGACCAAGGTCGAGGCGATCGAGAAGCTTAAGTCCGCTGGACTCGAGGTGGTATCGATAGTGGTGCTGGTAGACCGCGAGATGGGTGCCAAGGCCTTCTTGAACAAGCTCGGCTACGACTTCGAGGCTGTGGTGGGGCTCtaccagctgctgccgctctggCGTCAGAGCAACGCCATGACCTCCCAGCAGGAGGCGGATGTACGCGCCTTCCTCGGCCAGTGGAAGCCGAGTAAGCTGTAG
- a CDS encoding hypothetical protein (TriTrypDB/GeneDB-style sysID: LpmP.16.0560), producing the protein MPHGRGADLSADSAAVENTVSSINIAIEVKLIGVVGCSASGKSTVAHHVASRLDSPLHPISTDNFFVDDVCVHLGTYDDYRCIDYDAVTRWMSVLLHAVPMMSMNLLEERGAPALSPATRASSVDDSGGTGRLPHDFEERVQEAWWARMRLQLPELDRYRRVAPDVTSATVSSPSAVGAAAVTAAQPSSTVTEASCAGGHANDGPSDDDSDASLCAHEAEEEGRRRRRVAAPTHTKGGVVSTCDFSLHPWSGTDEQALHTVAPFSHYITIYVVWEGITLLCNRLVNSYIDYVIDVQCDLETACLRRFFRTPRRHLSRYVTHASAEGCGNGPQGESKLGQQCARAAVVAGVVRQVYRPRIEQVWSVRSREHYRIDIMTALELEMQLDGLETLVQADSCVATSCPACITAHDALDLLSPSCFNPPRPHCMRKLADADAAKAMSDGGNGTSLQGEGCEADLTPFTISDASASSATVAERVGNNCSACWSVDGLPTDAFQFFWEREFDDWLAHQQPSAASTAADGAALAWASLMNSSKEGLAAYAAHRADKQQHDVNDGCSAVSPSPLTLPVEETGVAYVNQMLMHYGRLALLQSLFRDGRVDAPSSPGAPHVGGKGAAADDLGPALQLAMCRDHHTAAVPAQTLSSALAPFYYEFRYWFFFEVLYYDRLFRPLQAHRLRWRSVVGDSGAASADEDCGRSGKSGNCGATCPPCAVPRLWWVLRNGRDVQGQSADELLTQVDHICAAIRAAR; encoded by the coding sequence ATGCCGCATGGCCGTGGCGCAGATTTGTCTGCTGACTCAGCAGCCGTGGAAAACACTGTGAGCTCCATCAACATTGCCATCGAGGTAAAGTTAATTGGTGTTGttggctgcagcgcctcagGCAAGTCCACTGTTGCCCATCACGTTGCAAGCAGACTTGACTCGCCGCTGCATCCCATTAGCACAGACAACTTCTTCGTCGACGACGTCTGTGTGCATCTGGGCACCTACGACGACTACAGGTGTATCGACTATGACGCGGTGACACGGTGGATGTCAGTGTTGCTCCATGCCGTACCGATGATGTCTATGAACCTACtcgaggagaggggtgcgcCTGCGTTATCACCCGCAACACGAGCCTCAAGCGTagacgacagcggcggcactgggCGTCTCCCTCACGACTTCGAAGAGCGTGTGCAAGAGGCGTGGTGGGCACGAATGCGACTGCAACTACCAGAGTTGGACAGGTACCGCCGAGTTGCACCGGACGTCACGTCTGCTACTGTGAGCTCCCCAAGTGCtgttggtgccgctgctgtcactgctgctcaGCCTAGCAGCACCGTTACTGAAGCATCTTGCGCTGGCGGCCATGCAAATGATGGCCCGAGTGACGACGATAGCGATGCATCTCTCTGCGCACACGAGGCTGAGGAAGAAGGCCGACGGCGAAGACGCGTCGCTGCTCCAACGCACACAAAAGGCGGCGTTGTCAGCACCTGtgacttctctcttcacccttGGAGTGGCACCGACGAGCAAGCGCTGCACACAGTTGCTCCGTTCTCGCACTACATCACCATCTACGTGGTGTGGGAGGGCATAACGCTGCTATGCAATCGCTTAGTCAATTCCTACATTGACTACGTCATCGACGTTCAATGTGACCTGGAGACAGCGTGCCTTCGGCGGTTCTTCCGCACCCCACGCCGTCATCTTTCGCGCTATGTTACTCATGCTTCCGCAGAAGGCTGCGGGAATGGACCACAGGGTGAATCAAAGCtggggcagcagtgcgcgcgAGCCGCTGTCGTGGCGGGTGTTGTGCGTCAGGTCTACCGCCCGCGCATCGAGCAAGTGTGGTCAGTCCGGTCGCGGGAGCATTACCGTATCGATATCATGACTGCCCTGGAGCTTGAGATGCAACTGGATGGACTGGAGACGCTCGTGCAGGCTGACAGCTGCGTTGCCACGTCTTGTCCGGCCTGCATCACTGCGCACGATGCATTGGATTTGCTTTCCCCTTCCTGCTTTAACCCACCTCGCCCGCATTGCATGCGCAAACTGGCCGACGCTGATGCCGCTAAGGCCATGAGCGATGGCGGCAATGGCACCAGCTTGCAAGGGGAGGGCTGTGAAGCTGATCTGACACCATTCACTATATCTGACGCCAGCGCGTCATCAGCGACCGTCGCGGAGCGAGTGGGGAATAACTGCTCTGCGTGTTGGTCGGTTGATGGACTACCCACAGACGCCTTTCAGTTCTTTTGGGAGAGGGAGTTTGATGATTGGCTGGCGCATCAGCAACCGTCGGCAGCTTCGACGGCTGCTGATGGTGCTGCCCTTGCGTGGGCCTCGCTGATGAACAGCAGCAAGGAAGGTTTAGCTGCGTACGCCGCGCACCGCGCCGATAAACAGCAGCATGACGTAAATGACGGCTGTAGTGCGGTGTCTCCCTCACCGCTCACCCTGCCTGTCGAGGAGACTGGGGTGGCGTATGTGAATCAAATGCTCATGCATTATGGGCGTCTTGCGCTGCTTCAGAGCCTTTTCCGAGACGGGAGGGTGGACGCGCCATCTTCTCCAGGGGCACCCCACGTAGGCGGCAAGGGTGCCGCCGCAGATGATCTCGGCCCcgcactgcagctggcgaTGTGCCGAGACCACCATACCGCAGCCGTGCCTGCGCAGACGCTCTcgtcggcgctggcgccgttCTACTACGAGTTCCGCTACTGGTTTTTCTTTGAAGTTCTGTACTACGATCGACTGTTCCGTCCACTGCAAGCCCACCGCCTGCGATGGCGCTCCGTGGTGGGAGACAGTGGTGCTGCATCAGCCGACGAAGATTGCGGCAGGAGCGGTAAGAGCGGCAATTGTGGCGCCACGTGTCCACCATGCGCTGTGCCTCGTCTATGGTGGGTGCTGAGGAACGGTCGTGACGTGCAAGGGCAGAGCGCAGATGAGCTTCTGACTCAAGTGGATCACATCTGTGCTGCCATACGCGCCGCTCGCTGA
- a CDS encoding dihydroorotase, putative (TriTrypDB/GeneDB-style sysID: LpmP.16.0570), producing the protein MSSVPSSAPAVIQLPPLIDCHVHFREPGLEHKANIATESTAAYHGGITSVCDMPNTIPPTQSIAALADKVARAKATAHTHCHLFFFFGATAEAHLQELEELWTNPAHAELKTHCCGLKLYLDNSTGNMKSSQPVVEKSFETCGRLQIVLVTHCEESQINEAAAAQHPYDGPASHSLRRPAESEVASVQEAIALARNYRTPLHLAHVSTAQSLDLVRQARAADPTLHLTCEVTPHHLFLTTGDYSCCGARLKVNPPIRPPQHHEALWAGLLDGTVDCISTDHAPHTIAEKDHCGAAAQPPSGMPGIEVVVPLLLTVVAGQWPHPTAPKPSTLAAAEQQGRPLVVDDVVRLLHTNPNRIFQLRQPHTPDRIFDLDCEWTVHGKDLHSRCQWSPYEGWRLRGRAIANE; encoded by the coding sequence ATGTCCTCGGTCCCctcgtcggcgccggcggtgatacagctgccgcctcttATCGACTGCCACGTGCACTTCCGCGAGCCTGGCCTCGAGCACAAGGCGAACATCGCCACTGAGAGCACCGCCGCGTACCACGGCGGCATCACCTCAGTCTGCGACATGCCCAACACCATCCCGCCGACGCAGAGCATTGCCGCGTTGGCGGACAAAGTGGCGCGCGCCAAGGCCACCGCCCACACCCACTGccacctctttttcttctttggcgcgacggcggaggcgcacctgcaggAGCTCGAGGAGCTCTGGACGAACCCGGCGCACGCGGAGCTAAagacgcactgctgcgggcTAAAACTTTACCTCGACAACTCCACCGGCAACATGAAATCGAGCCAGCCTGTCGTGGAGAAGAGCTTCGAGACGTGTGGGCGACTTCAGATCGTTCTCGTCACCCATTGTGAGGAGTCGCAGATCAACGAAGCTGCGGCCGCTCAGCACCCCTATGATGGCCCTGCTTCGCACTCACTGCGGCGCCCCGCAGAATCGGAGGTGGCTTCGGTGCAGGAGGCCATTGCCCTGGCGCGCAACTACCGCACACCGCTTCACCTCGCCCATGTCTCGACGGCGCAGAGTCTCGACTTGGTTCGCCAGGCCCGCGCTGCCGACCCGACGTTGCACCTCACCTGCGAGGTGACCCCACATCACCTGTTCCTCACCACCGGGGACTACTCATGCTGTGGCGCGCGTCTGAAGGTGAACCCGCCGATCCgaccaccgcagcaccacgaGGCGCTCTGGGCCGGGCTGCTGGACGGAACCGTAGACTGCATCAGCACTGACCACGCGCCGCATACAATTGCCGAGAAGGACCACTGTggagccgcagcgcagccgccaaGCGGAATGCCCGGCATAGAGGTTGTGGTTCCCCTTCTGCTGACCGTGGTAGCCGGCCAATGGCCGCACCCGACGGCGCCGAAGCCGTCCACgctcgcagcggcggagcagcaggggcgtccgctggtggtggacgACGTTGTGCGTCTTCTGCACACTAATCCGAATCGCATATTTCAGCTACGCCAGCCCCACACACCGGACCGCATCTTCGACCTCGACTGCGAGTGGACTGTCCACGGCAAAGACCTGCACTCCAGATGCCAGTGGTCCCCATACGAGGGTTGGCGACTGCGCGGCCGGGCTATTGCTAACGAATAA